The sequence AAAAGCATAGATAAACCCGACATAAATCCTTTTTTTATACTCTCCTGTCCAATTGATAAGTCGTTTTATCATTCCAAACATTACAATTCCCCCTTCTTCTTTGAATTAGCCGACCAGTTTTTCGCTCCGATATGAGATAACCACATGTCATGATACAATTTGCTATTCTGTAACAATTCTTCATGATTACCAATATTCTCAATCTCCCCATTATTTAAAACCACTATCTTGTCAGCATTTTTGATTGTGGATAATCTATGGGCTATTACCAATAACAATTTTCCTTTAGCCAATAACGACAAGGATTGTTGTAACTTATTCTCATTTTCCGGATCAGTAAATGCAGTTGCTTCATCCAGTATTACTATTGGAGAATTTTTCAATATCATTCTTGCAATGGAAATTCTCTGTTTTTCTCCACCTGATAACTTATTCCCTGCATTACCGACAATAGTATCGTATCCATTTTCTAATTTTTTTATGAACTCATCGCAATGAGCCAATTTTGCTGCATTAAATACTTCTATATCCGAAGCATCAGGATTTCCAAGGCGGATGTTTTCTTTAACAGAACAATTAAACAAATAGGTGTCCTGAGTAACAAAACTAATTAATTCATTCAATTTTGAAATAGGTATATCTCTAATATCAACTCCACCTATTAATATACTACCTTCATTTGTATCCCAAAATCTTGCTATTAACCTTGCTATCGTGCTCTTGCCACTCCCAGAAGGACCAACTAAAGCAGTAAATTCATTTTGTTTAAAAATACAGTTTATATCGGACAATACTTTATTATCCAAGTTTCCACTATATGCAAATGAAATATTTTTAAGTTCAATTGTATGATCATTTATCTCAATATCATTTTTTGAATCACTTAAAACCGGTATTTCAAGTTGACTACTTACATCATGTAAAGCATATTCTATTGCCTTAGCCTCATTGATATAGTTTGTGAAATTCATCATAGGTCCCACAACACCTAATGATAAAATCAAACACATAACCAAATTTTGGGGAGAAATCTGCCCATTAACATAAAGAATAAGTCCTATTGGTAATACACCCAAAAAAGTCGATGGAAGAACAGAGTTTCCAAAATTCATGTATTTCCAAACACTTTTATACCATGCTAAAGTCGAATTTCTAAATGTTTTAATTGCATCAACAAATTTACTATATGAGGTTGCTGATTGATTAAATGCTTTAATCACTTCAATCCCCTCAACATATTCAACAATAACACTATTTACATAATTACTCGTTTCCATATATTTGGCATACTCAGAGTTAAAGTTCTTCATCATTATCATATAAGAAGTACCGGCAATCGGTACTGTAATCAGCATTGCTAACGCCATTCTCCAATCAATAAATGTTAAATATGCAAATACACTTATTGAAAGAGTAATATTAGATATACATTCCGGTATTACATGTGCTAAAGGAAGTTCGATTGTTTCTACTCTGTCAACTATTACACTTTTAAGCTTTCCAACAGATTCTCCCATTACATAGCCAAGCGGTGCTTTAACAAATGTCCTTGCCAAACTAAGCCTGATATTTTCCAATATGTT comes from Fenollaria sporofastidiosus and encodes:
- a CDS encoding ABC transporter ATP-binding protein — its product is MKKKSWIKIALSFAVQCKWKILLSVICAIIGVFAGIVPYWCAYKIIELFVNGGISLSQVAYYCLAAVSGYAVRYLFHGISTTLSHLSAYNILENIRLSLARTFVKAPLGYVMGESVGKLKSVIVDRVETIELPLAHVIPECISNITLSISVFAYLTFIDWRMALAMLITVPIAGTSYMIMMKNFNSEYAKYMETSNYVNSVIVEYVEGIEVIKAFNQSATSYSKFVDAIKTFRNSTLAWYKSVWKYMNFGNSVLPSTFLGVLPIGLILYVNGQISPQNLVMCLILSLGVVGPMMNFTNYINEAKAIEYALHDVSSQLEIPVLSDSKNDIEINDHTIELKNISFAYSGNLDNKVLSDINCIFKQNEFTALVGPSGSGKSTIARLIARFWDTNEGSILIGGVDIRDIPISKLNELISFVTQDTYLFNCSVKENIRLGNPDASDIEVFNAAKLAHCDEFIKKLENGYDTIVGNAGNKLSGGEKQRISIARMILKNSPIVILDEATAFTDPENENKLQQSLSLLAKGKLLLVIAHRLSTIKNADKIVVLNNGEIENIGNHEELLQNSKLYHDMWLSHIGAKNWSANSKKKGEL